From the genome of Solanum lycopersicum chromosome 7, SLM_r2.1:
CAATCGCTATGATCAATTGTTATCATTACTAGTCATCATTTATTATTTGCAATTATAATCATCAACCATCATTATTACAACAATCACTGCAATCACCATCACTATTATATATTGTCAACCACCATCACCATTAGCTATCACTATCATCCATCACAACTATTAGTCGTCACCAGCAACATGACTATCACTATTAACCATTACTATTACCATTAACACTACAACAGTATCAATTACCATTAATTAGTTAACAATATCCCTATTTGAAATTAGTTATACCTTTCCTTTTTGCTCATATTATATGATATAGTTCTTTGTTATTAAGGAAAGAatacacttcattttattttggcaTTCCAGCTTTACTTGAGAGAATCAAGAAAAGAGTAAAGTTGCCTCATATAAGTGACTTTTTATGCAATCTTTTTTATAAAGGTTAAAAGGCATAAAATGTATAATAGATTTCTTGTGTTGTTTTTCTCACTTTTGTACTTGGTGAGTGGAAATAAACATTTCCCTTGCCTGTAAATCATTGTGTTATGATCgtaatttaaatattcttttttatatttcaaaagagaTATTTAAATTACGATCTATTTTGATTGTACATTTAAACTATTATATTCGAcattttcaatttgaatttttgaaggaaaaaaaccACATTTATTTTCAAGGGCATATTAATATGTAGATAAGATAACTacttaaagtatattttttaattgaggCTAATAAGTATAATTAGGAGGTGATATATTGcatattgtttatttatttatataatatgcaCTTGAAAAGATATGcaaactttttcaaatttaaagtgAAAATATCGAGTATAgatagaaattatattttcaatatctaaataaaatttagtttACCGATAAATTGAAGTAGTTATTATTGATGTATTCAACCTAAGATCATTGTTCTGATATCaactatttatgatataatggaaagaaaaggaacaaatctttttttactatatatCGAATATTATAATACTTAGATAACAATTGATAGCGGAAAAAgaattaagtaaattaaatgaaatttattattttaagattcAAATTTGACAACAAATTTGCATATTATTTAAATTCACTTGTAGCTCAAAGAGGACACTTCTTTTTTAagacacttttttaaaaatattatgattgatcaattgaaataaaattaactaaGATCATGTGAATCATGTGCTCCCACATATTTAGTAGATCGAAAAAGTTAAGCTTTTTAccctaaaattaatatttattgaatcACTTGGCCCTAGTCAACTTATTTTTTTCTGTCTATTaagttgaataaaattatttaatatttgtgtttgcAGAAAATAGGAGAATTAATACCTCGTATTAAGCTAAATACTTATACAATATAACAGatgacaagtaaaaaatatcatatatataattaatttaatcgaGATTAcatctaatgaaaatattaatattaaaagatTAGATATacaataacaaatatttatgaaattaatcgAGATTACATGtaataaatatgttaatatgGAAAGTTGTAGGTTATCTAGTAGATATACATGTACTAAATACcatatatatgttaatatattgatGTGAAAAGTTGAAGGTGATGAAGTATCATATTGTATTAGTCGAGATACATATAACGTGTATTATGTTAGTGAAAAGTTGATGAATATGAGTATTATGTGaaattaattgtatttatttatttatataatatagaaaTGTATACTCCATATTAATATTATctcatatatataaacaaattcATATAGTTccaattttgataaaaaaaaatctttttaatttgttttttatcttaaaaaaaatcagtttaTTTTTGACTTTACCCATGATTAGAATGAGCAGCGCATGTATTTATgtacttaaaaaaaaaggaaatttccAATCATCACGCACTCCATTGTGTGCAGCATCACCAAGAGAACTAGACAAACAACTTgtgttattaaaaatataaaataatgtcacAACtagtatatactaaaaaataaaaatatattaagaaatctaataataaatttaatataagaaaaggTACAAAGGAAAAGTTACAATCCCAATAAACATTAAAGATGCAGTTATGAATCATATGAATTTTCATATCCAAAAACAACCTCACAAACTAACAAAAACAAAGGCCGACTCGTTCTTTCCTTAgttgtattttttcttctaatattTGCAATCTTCGTTTgtcaaaaaaatcaacatatttatttattttccactAAATATATCTAATTTTAACTTCacctatttttaataaatatttttttattttaaataagagaAATGAGTGTATTCACttctaatcttttttttttgtcattgtatattattaatgtatgtGGTAATAAACGAATAACTTCACCCTTAGTCATAAGTTTCTGGTTTAAGTAATGAGCACGGAGAAAATTTTTGGTGGAGCAACACACCTCTGAATGTACTTTAGAATATCCATTTTAAATTTAGTTGGGGCTCTAATACAAATCGtgaaaaattaagaagaaaagataGGTACGTGTTGAATAACTTTATGAGCTCGTTTGGTTGATACTTCCACTCTCCTATATTAAGTGAATATTTGAGATTATTTTCTTCgtttaaataattgaattgtttaaatttcaaaatgaatatttaatttttttttatatttgtttttttatttattgaagtTAAATTACTTACAaaactatatttataattttataaaaaggcAATAGCGAAAATTAAGTGTTGAATTAATACGTACACATTGACTCACAAATTCAGGTAAATATGTATAAGGAAgagtaataaattattttggaatTCATTAttaagaaaagtaaataaaaataaccttataattattaaataactaatttcgCAATAAATTATTCAGTTATTTTATactataaatatacataattaattttaaaattaatttttattttatctcaagATTAAATAGtactaaaattcataaattttaaatttcgaCTAGTAATAATACGGTAGTCTCTTCTCTCTTCAAAACGACAGGGAAAACAATGTTTAGCTAAAGGCCAAAACCCAAAGCTACCTTCTTGAAATTTCCATAAAATCACCTTCCAACAGTCTCTCTCTGATCGAATTTTGTTAACAAAAACCCTTAAAAGCTTCTCTCTCTTTCATCACCATTCCATTTCTGACctctttttctatatataaaacaaACTTTCAGTCGGTTTTCACTAATACATTTTGCCGATCATCTAAAtctcaaatcaaaataaataaaaattggaactTTTGATTACCCTTTTCGTTTATTGTAATCATACAATTCTgggtttagatttttttttgtaaattttgagtattttttgtatatattttgtgCATTTCCATGGCGGCTGATGCACAAGTATGTGGCGAGACAGCAGTGATTGAGGCTCCGGCTGTTCAATCACTGTTGTCAAACACTGATGATAATAAATTTTCTGATGTGGGTTCGGAAGAATCTGAGTGTAATTCTGAGAAAAATGTGAATTCTGAATCTGTAGATAATGGGGGGAAGGATTGTTCGGATGTTAAATCTGATTATAAAATGCAAGATATTGTTGACATGTTGAAGAAACTCAAGTTGAATCCACTGGCGAAGGAGTTTGTTCCTTCTTATTTTAATCGCGATCAGATGCTTCTGAACAATTTTGTGCAGAATTTTGTGCCTGTTATTAAGACTGTGGGAGAGGGAGGTGATGCTTTTCAGAACAATGGAAAGGTATTGTTTCTGTTGTTCTGATTTAGTTAACTTGACTGAACAGTTGTTTTGGATTTTGATATGGTGTTTATTGTATTTGGTTGATTGTTTCATGACTTAGGCAATTATTAGTTCTTTGATTTCACTTGATAAAATCGAAATTCTGATATATTCGAAGTGTTTTTCCAGATAGCAGTTTCGCTGTGTAGGCTGCATAGACCTCTGTGGTCCGGCCTTCTTTGGATTTGTGTATAGCGGGAACTTAGTGCACCCGGCTGCCCctttttactcatttttattttcctttagtTTTAAGGTTTTTTATGAGGTGGTATGTGCATCCATTAATTAGTTGTATACTTGTTTCAATTATGGGAAATGTAGctgctcgtaatgattttggTTGAAAGTCTCATCATTTTTTCTAGGTAAAAAATGGTTTATTTGGAGATTTCAAATGTTGGGAATGTATGTGGAAGCATCATTAATCCTGCTTGATATTTGGTAATCAGTCTGTCAAATAAGTTGTTGTGAAAAGTTTCATGCTTTGGGCTGTTGATCATTTATCAAGGGTACTTTGAATGAATGAGTGGCTGGATTTCAAAGTTAAGAGGGACTTTTGCATTCTGAAGCTTTCTTGTTAAAATTGATTCTTTACTCTTCCTTGAGTTATTAATTGTTGGCATTTTGTTAGTCAATGGAATTTTGACATTGAGTCAGTTATTGGTATTGGTGACTTTTGTTTAATAAGAAATTGTTATGGATGCTTAGCtggtaaaaatgaaaaaattgtttttttgatTGTTGTGAACGAGATGGAATTTGTCGTTTTGATCCAAATGTCCACTTGTGAGTGCtacattttcattaaatttggtGATTTGAGCAGTTCTCAGATCAAACTTTTTTCTGTATGGTGCACCAGATATTAGGgaatatatttgtcatttttcgtataaattgaattaaaagttCTGGTCCGGAGCGGGGACTTGTTGATGTTTTAAGCATCCTTCCGTTGCACCTCTGCAAAGCGGCTGTAGAAGCTGATTTCACGCTTCGCATCTGTGATGCACAATTTACCAAAGGAACAATTCTACCTTAGCTTCAATTCTTGTcctcttttaaatttttgtctGGTCCTGTTGTTTAGTTTCTTTTATAAACAGAAAAGTTCAAGCTtccatactttttctttttgataaagGTAAAAGTTGGATTCAACAGCATAAAGGACATGCTGTTCTATTCATTCTTCTtttcaccaaaaataaaaggttGTCAACCTTCCATACTTATCAATTCGAGGATTGTGTTTCAGATCATAATTACCACAATTTACTAAATACCCTCGTGGATTgggcaatgcatttcaccattTTGGAAGTGATTTTTACTGCTCAATTCAGCAAGCTGACTCCTCCCTAATTTTATCACTAATGTGTCTGCAGAGAGGTAACAACCATAACCAGGgcagaaggagaatgaacaataGAGCTTTTAAGGCTCAAAGAGAAGATAGCATTAGGAGGACAGTATATGTTTCTGACATCGATCACAATGTAAGTGAGGATGGATGCccctttatatttaatttatgttctgaaatttgtatttaaaaagtTCCTCTTTTTGACTTTGCATCACCACAGATAACAGAAGAGCGTCTTGCTGGATTATTTAGCGCTTATGGACAAGTAAGTGATGATTCTCTTCTGGACATTCTTGTGATTCATTATGTTAGATACTTGAGTGCTTTAAGTGCAGAGTGGCGCTTCTTTCAATTAATTGAGAAACCTAAAAACCATTAATGCGCTAAGTGTCATGCTGAAGCAGATGGGTGCCTATAGCTTGTGTTTTACTCCATAGTATATGTCTCAAGTCCTAGTTTGTTGCTCTATCTGCATTGCATAGGATGTTTGAATTCCATGTCCTGCAAATAAGCAATAACCTTTAGACTGTCTAATATTATGACTGAGCTATGATTAGCATTAATTGTCAGGTTGCTTAAGACATTAGTATCATTGAAATATCTTGATCATTGACATATGCTTCAAATTACTGATGACATGCAGCAAACATACCTTTTGCTATCTTTGGTAGAGGGGTGAGTGTTCTTTCTATCTCTTGGCTGTGGGTACTAGCATAATAACATTGTGCATACTATTCTGAAATATTGACCAGGCCGAGGTACTTATTTTCTTGTCAATCTCCATAAAGAGTCAAAAAGGGTATCTCAAAGTTAATGTTGCCTAGTCTCTGGtattatgtaatttattttctgGTCATGCCAATTCAGTGTCAAAAAAGGTAGCTCAAAGTTGTTCTTCAAATTCCCCATCAGCTTGTTAGAGTTAAATAGTAGCTGCTTCGTAGAGTTGATTCTGTCAGTCTAATCTCCTGAGAAATTCTCGACAAGCATGGGAAAGAGGAAGCTGAAATGAGGAGGTACAAAACTAAAGCAGAAGCCTAAAGGTGAAGCTGGTAGATGCACAAGCAAACTATATATGTTGCTTGGACTATCCAAAAAGAAGTCCGGTGTGCGCAGGATCCTTAAAAAGTAATGCATTTTTGGAGGACTCGATACGCGTACAACAATATTTTTGGAGAGTCCGGTGCAACATAGCAAGAAAAACCTAATAACTTTAACACAACAAAAGATTGATTCATATTACACTTATTTTACCTTTACACGGATATAAGCTGCCTCCTTTCATATTCCTCTTAGGCTGATCCTGAACACCAAGGAGACTTCTATCATTTCACTCCTAGGACAAATCACAGGTGGGATTtggattttctttaaaaactgTACTTTGCTTGACTAAAGACATAAGTAGTTGCTTAACTAAAGACATAAGTAGACTATGAATATTTACTGTAAGGACTAAGGATGTAATCACTGCTaccttaaaattaataaaatagagtaTATCTGATAGCCAGTGAGAGCCAGTTACTAATTAAGAAGCATGTAAAGATGAACCTAAAGtatttctaa
Proteins encoded in this window:
- the LOC101267622 gene encoding RRM domain-containing protein, whose protein sequence is MAADAQVCGETAVIEAPAVQSLLSNTDDNKFSDVGSEESECNSEKNVNSESVDNGGKDCSDVKSDYKMQDIVDMLKKLKLNPLAKEFVPSYFNRDQMLLNNFVQNFVPVIKTVGEGGDAFQNNGKRGNNHNQGRRRMNNRAFKAQREDSIRRTVYVSDIDHNITEERLAGLFSAYGQVVDCRVCGDPHSRLRFAFVEFADEYSARGSLSLCGTILGFSPLKVLPSKTAILPVNPTFLPRSEDEREMCARTVYCTNIDKKLSQADVKNFFETRCGEVSRLRLLGDQVHSTRIAFVEFVMAESAILALDCCGQILGSQRIRVSPSKTPVRPRVPRPMMH